Proteins from a single region of Lysinibacillus sp. JNUCC-52:
- a CDS encoding spore germination protein, whose translation MTNKLFNSLEEAEDFLKEQFGDGESFDVGIKHLFVKDLPVLCAYISGLVDGETLTQLLSSMLPEEDIDIDDEKEYFETLFNFHGRSEETERKAYLLAILSGQVTFITKSGYCYVAELRNYPGRSPEEPDNEKVIRGSRDGFTEGISQNTALVRRRIRNSNLRFELHKISKIGQTDVAIAFMKDIANEEMLDKLRQRLGQINHDGLTMADKSLEEWLFKQKFHPIPFVRYTERPDIVAAHLLEGHVAIMVDTSPSVILVPITIFHLLQHAEEYRQAPIVGTFVRFMRYFGTVMGLLLLPLWYLFVTNESLLPDSLSFLGSQEKSHIPILLQILIADIGIEFLRMAAIHTPTPLSTAMGLVAGVIIGQIAIDVGVFSSEVVLYTAVGAIFTFIIPSYELSISIKLFRIFLLLMTGIWGADGLFIGIFILFTYLCSLRPLQAPYLWPLVPFFPTAMLRVIIRFPMTSDALRPFIVDSKQRKRS comes from the coding sequence ATGACAAATAAACTATTTAACAGCTTAGAAGAAGCCGAAGATTTTCTTAAAGAGCAATTTGGGGACGGCGAATCATTTGACGTTGGCATTAAGCATTTATTTGTCAAAGATTTGCCGGTTCTTTGTGCATATATTAGTGGACTTGTAGATGGGGAAACCTTAACACAGTTACTATCAAGTATGTTACCTGAAGAAGACATCGATATTGACGATGAGAAAGAATATTTTGAAACACTTTTTAACTTCCATGGCCGTTCTGAAGAAACAGAGCGTAAAGCCTACCTGCTCGCCATTTTAAGTGGACAAGTAACATTTATTACGAAAAGTGGTTACTGTTATGTTGCTGAGCTGCGAAATTATCCAGGGCGATCACCTGAGGAGCCTGATAATGAAAAGGTAATACGTGGTTCAAGGGATGGCTTTACGGAAGGGATTTCACAAAATACAGCTTTAGTGCGTCGACGCATTCGCAACAGTAATTTACGCTTCGAGCTACATAAAATATCCAAAATCGGTCAGACCGATGTCGCAATTGCGTTTATGAAGGATATTGCAAATGAGGAAATGCTCGATAAATTGCGACAGCGTCTTGGTCAAATTAATCATGATGGTTTGACGATGGCCGATAAATCTCTAGAGGAGTGGCTATTTAAGCAAAAGTTCCACCCTATACCATTTGTTCGTTATACAGAACGACCTGACATTGTCGCTGCTCATTTATTAGAGGGGCATGTGGCCATCATGGTGGACACGTCACCTTCTGTTATTTTAGTACCTATTACAATTTTTCATTTATTGCAGCATGCTGAAGAATACAGACAAGCGCCAATTGTTGGGACATTTGTTCGTTTTATGCGTTATTTCGGAACGGTTATGGGGTTACTATTATTACCATTGTGGTATTTATTTGTAACGAACGAATCGTTATTACCTGATTCCTTGTCCTTTTTAGGTAGTCAGGAAAAATCACATATTCCAATATTACTGCAAATCCTAATAGCTGATATAGGAATTGAATTTTTAAGGATGGCCGCCATTCATACCCCTACGCCATTATCCACTGCAATGGGATTAGTAGCAGGGGTCATCATTGGACAAATCGCCATCGATGTTGGCGTTTTCTCATCGGAAGTTGTGTTATATACAGCCGTAGGAGCAATATTTACATTTATTATTCCATCTTATGAGCTAAGTATTTCCATTAAGCTCTTTAGAATTTTCTTGCTCCTTATGACTGGCATTTGGGGGGCGGATGGATTATTCATTGGAATATTTATATTATTCACGTATTTATGTTCATTGCGTCCGTTACAAGCGCCGTATTTATGGCCGCTCGTACCATTTTTCCCGACAGCAATGCTTCGGGTAATTATCCGTTTCCCAATGACGTCGGATGCATTAAGACCATTTATCGTCGATTCCAAACAGCGAAAAAGATCATAG
- the lysA gene encoding diaminopimelate decarboxylase, which produces MHLYGTQAISEDGHLTIGQVDTLELAKVYGTPLFVYDTALIRKRARGFIDTFKKLGVKAEVAYASKAFACVAVYQLAAEENLSLDVVSGGELFTALKAGFPAERIHFHGNNKSIAELELAFDSKIGCIVVDNFYEIKLLKEISERRQQNMRILLRVTPGVEAHTHDFITTGQADSKFGFDLNNGQADEAFEQTFKHEYLQLLGLHCHIGSQIFDTAGFGLAGEKLIDKISSWNKIHGFTCTVLNLGGGFGIRYTEEDAPLEPQVYVEDMITVVKNKATVLGLTMPEIWIEPGRSLVGDAGTSLYTIGSQKTVPDVRNYIAVDGGMSDNIRPALYDAKYEAVIASKANAPKEETYTVAGKLCESGDKLIIDAKLQEAASGDVLAIFCTGAYGYSMASNYNRVPRPAVVFVENGQHQLAIKRESYEDIVQNDLPLTLKKGE; this is translated from the coding sequence ATGCATTTATATGGAACACAAGCGATTTCTGAAGATGGACATTTAACAATAGGACAAGTAGACACACTAGAGCTTGCAAAAGTATACGGTACACCACTTTTTGTGTACGATACAGCGCTTATACGTAAACGCGCACGCGGCTTTATCGATACATTCAAAAAACTAGGTGTAAAGGCAGAAGTAGCTTATGCTTCAAAAGCATTTGCATGTGTAGCGGTGTACCAATTAGCAGCAGAGGAAAATCTATCATTGGATGTTGTCTCGGGTGGAGAATTATTTACAGCATTAAAAGCAGGATTCCCAGCAGAGCGCATTCACTTCCATGGCAATAATAAAAGTATTGCAGAATTAGAGCTAGCCTTTGACTCAAAAATTGGTTGTATTGTAGTAGATAACTTCTATGAAATTAAGCTTTTAAAAGAAATTTCAGAGCGCCGTCAGCAAAACATGCGTATTTTGTTGCGTGTCACACCAGGTGTTGAGGCACATACACATGATTTCATTACGACAGGGCAAGCAGATTCTAAATTTGGCTTTGATTTAAATAACGGCCAAGCAGATGAAGCGTTTGAGCAAACATTTAAACATGAATACTTACAACTTTTAGGCTTACACTGCCATATTGGTTCTCAAATCTTTGACACAGCGGGCTTTGGTTTAGCGGGAGAAAAATTAATCGACAAGATTTCTAGTTGGAACAAGATTCACGGTTTTACGTGTACTGTGTTAAACTTAGGTGGGGGCTTTGGTATTCGCTATACAGAAGAAGATGCACCGCTTGAGCCACAAGTATATGTTGAGGATATGATTACAGTTGTGAAAAACAAAGCAACAGTACTTGGTCTAACGATGCCAGAAATCTGGATTGAACCAGGTCGTTCACTTGTTGGCGATGCAGGCACATCACTTTATACAATTGGTTCTCAAAAAACAGTACCAGATGTACGTAACTACATTGCAGTTGATGGCGGAATGAGTGACAATATTCGTCCTGCACTCTACGATGCGAAATACGAGGCGGTTATTGCAAGTAAAGCCAATGCACCAAAAGAAGAGACGTACACTGTAGCTGGAAAACTTTGTGAATCGGGCGATAAATTGATTATCGATGCAAAATTACAAGAAGCAGCTTCAGGTGATGTACTAGCAATCTTCTGTACTGGGGCATATGGCTATTCGATGGCGAGCAACTACAATCGTGTACCACGTCCAGCGGTGGTATTTGTAGAAAATGGACAGCACCAATTAGCCATTAAACGTGAAAGTTATGAAGATATTGTACAAAATGATCTCCCGTTAACGTTAAAAAAGGGTGAATGA
- a CDS encoding SigF/SigG family RNA polymerase sporulation sigma factor, with product MKPIEQSSDKLLSQEEMRDLIARSQQGDHEARKRMIEGNTRLVWSIVQRFTTRGVELEDLFQIGCIGLMKSVDKFDLAYDVKFSTYAVPMIIGEIQRFLRDDGMVKVSRSIRELNFKIRHATDEFIKNNEHPPTIQDLAQVLGVTTEEIVTASDALRDPASLHEQLYESEGDSITLMDQMKDEKSEQPFEYIPLKEVLTRLDPREQSIIYLRYFSDCTQTEIANRLGISQVQVSRLEKKILAQLKSWMATSATVEHGVEKDI from the coding sequence GTGAAGCCGATAGAACAGTCGTCCGATAAGCTTTTGTCACAGGAGGAAATGCGTGATTTAATTGCGCGTTCACAACAGGGCGACCATGAAGCTCGTAAACGAATGATTGAGGGGAATACGAGACTTGTATGGTCCATCGTCCAACGCTTCACTACAAGGGGCGTGGAGCTCGAAGATTTATTTCAAATTGGCTGTATAGGGCTTATGAAATCTGTAGATAAGTTTGATTTAGCATACGATGTGAAGTTTTCCACATATGCGGTGCCGATGATTATCGGCGAAATACAGCGGTTCTTAAGAGATGATGGCATGGTGAAGGTTAGCCGCTCTATTCGTGAGCTTAACTTTAAAATACGCCATGCAACTGACGAATTTATTAAGAACAATGAGCATCCACCGACCATTCAAGATTTAGCACAAGTACTTGGGGTGACGACGGAGGAAATCGTCACTGCTTCGGATGCATTAAGGGATCCTGCTTCCTTACATGAGCAATTGTATGAAAGTGAAGGGGATTCCATTACGTTAATGGACCAAATGAAGGATGAAAAGTCTGAGCAACCATTTGAATATATTCCGCTCAAAGAAGTGCTTACAAGATTAGATCCTCGAGAGCAATCCATTATTTATTTACGCTATTTTTCAGATTGTACACAAACGGAAATAGCCAACAGGCTTGGTATTTCACAAGTACAAGTATCTCGTTTAGAGAAAAAGATTTTAGCGCAGTTAAAAAGCTGGATGGCCACAAGCGCCACAGTTGAGCATGGAGTAGAAAAAGACATCTAA
- the spoIIAB gene encoding anti-sigma F factor, translating into MDNEMTLTFLAISENEALARVAITGFIAQLDPTIDELSEFKTVVSEAVSNAIIHGYEEDGKGVVTVHAKREDDIVTVSVMDKGVGIADVSQAMEPLFTTKSAMERSGMGFTIMDSFSDQLTVMSQWQQGTTVTFTKKFYSVRTAVM; encoded by the coding sequence ATGGATAACGAAATGACATTAACTTTTTTAGCAATTAGCGAAAATGAAGCTTTGGCACGTGTGGCCATTACAGGCTTTATCGCACAATTAGACCCAACAATTGATGAGCTATCAGAATTTAAAACAGTTGTCTCGGAAGCTGTTTCCAATGCGATTATCCACGGTTATGAAGAGGATGGTAAAGGTGTTGTTACAGTCCATGCAAAACGTGAGGATGATATTGTAACCGTATCTGTAATGGATAAAGGGGTTGGTATTGCAGATGTAAGTCAAGCAATGGAACCTTTGTTTACAACGAAAAGTGCAATGGAACGTTCGGGAATGGGCTTTACAATTATGGATAGCTTTTCAGATCAGCTGACAGTCATGTCTCAATGGCAACAAGGCACAACAGTAACGTTTACGAAAAAATTTTACTCGGTTCGCACAGCGGTAATGTGA
- the spoIIAA gene encoding anti-sigma F factor antagonist: MHFQLEMVTRETVVVRLFGELDHHAVEQIRAKISAAIFQGAVTTIIWNFERLSFMDSSGVGLVLGRMRELEAVAGRTILLNPSPTMRKVFQFSGLGPWMMDATEEEAIDRVRGIVNG, translated from the coding sequence ATGCATTTTCAATTAGAAATGGTAACAAGAGAGACAGTGGTTGTACGTTTATTTGGGGAGCTCGATCATCATGCAGTAGAGCAAATTCGAGCTAAAATTTCTGCAGCAATATTTCAAGGCGCAGTAACGACCATCATTTGGAATTTTGAACGACTATCGTTTATGGATAGTTCAGGTGTTGGCCTTGTCCTTGGTCGAATGCGTGAATTAGAAGCAGTGGCTGGACGAACAATTTTATTAAATCCATCGCCGACAATGCGAAAAGTATTTCAATTTTCTGGTTTAGGGCCGTGGATGATGGATGCAACAGAGGAAGAAGCGATTGATCGAGTTAGGGGGATTGTAAATGGATAA